GAGAAGGACCGCTCCCTCGAGCGCCGCTTCCAGTCGGTCAAGGTTCCGCCTCCGAACGAGGACGACGCGGTCAAGATTCTTAACGGCATTAAGGATCGTTACGAAAAGTTCCACGCGGTCAGCTATACCGACGAGGCTGTGGGCTTCGCCGTGTCCCATTCCAACCGTTATATTCCCGACCGCTTCCTGCCCGATAAGGCCATCGATCTGATCGACGAAGCAGGCGCCCGCGTCAAGTTGCGCCAGACCTCGCTTCCCGACGAGATTACCGAGGTGCAGAAGCGCATCAAGTTCATCGTCCATCGCATGGAGAACGCCATCGCCAACCATGAGTTTGAGAAGGCGCGCTTCTACTCGGACGAGGAGCGCAAGGAACGCGAGAACCTGCGCGCCCTGCGCGAAAAATACCATCTCGATGAGTCCTCCACCGGGGTCGTCGGACGCGAGGACATCGAGGACGTCGTATCCCGCTGGACCGGCGTTCCGATTACTTCCATCAAAGAAGAAGAATCGCAGAAGCTGCTGCGCATCGAGGACGAGCTGCACAAGCGCGTCATCTCGCAGGAGAAGGCCATTTCCGCCCTCGCCCGCGCCATCCGCCGCAGCCGTGCCGGCCTGAAGTCTCCCAACCGCCCTATCGGCTCGTTCCTGTTCCTCGGGCCTACCGGCGTGGGCAAGACGGAAGTTGCCCGCACCCTGGCGCAGTTCATGTTCGGAAGCGAGAAGTCCCTGGTCCGCTTCGACATGTCAGAGTTCATGGAGAAGCACTCGGTCAGCAAGCTGATCGGTTCGCCTCCGGGATACGTCGGCTACGAAGAGGGCGGCCAGTTGACCGAGCGCGTCAAGCGCGCCCCTTACTCCGTGGTGCTGCTCGACGAAATCGAAAAGGCCCACCCGGATGTCTTCAACATCCTCCTGCAGGTCTTTGAGGACGGGCAGTTGACCGATGGCCTCGGCAACACCGTGGACTTCAAGAACACGATCATCATCATGACCTCCAATATCGGGGCCCGCCACCTGCAGAAGCGCAAGGGACTTGGCTTCGAGGCCCAGGGCGAAGATGCCGTGTCCAAGAACGTCGAGGACATGGTCAGGAATGAGGTCAAGCGCACGTTTAACCCTGAGTTCCTCAACCGCTTGGACGAGGTCATCCTGTTCAGCGCGTTGAGCGAGCAGGACCTGATCGCGATCGTGGAGCTCATGGTCAACCAGCTCAACCAGAACCTGGCGCAGAAGTCCATCACCGTGACCGTCACCGAGGAAGCCCGCAAGTGGATCCTCGACAAGACGCTGGTCGACCGCAGCTACGGCGCGCGTCCGCTCCGCCGGGCCCTCCAGAAGTACATCGAGGACCCGCTCAGCGAAGCCCTTATCCAGGGCGCAATCAATGTCCGGCCAGCTTTCCTCGAGGTTTATCTCGAGGGCGACAAGCTCTTCTACCGCCCCGTCGGCGAAGAGAAGCAGGACGGCGTGCTGCTGTACAGCAACTAG
This Terriglobales bacterium DNA region includes the following protein-coding sequences:
- a CDS encoding ATP-dependent Clp protease ATP-binding subunit is translated as MFERYTEKARRVIFFARYEASQFGSPYIETEHLLLGLLREDKALTNRFLRSHASVESIRKQIEGHTTIREKVSTSVDLPLSNECKRVLAYAAEEAERLSHKHIGTEHLLLGLLREEKCFAAEILHERGLRLSTIREELARSTQEKAAPARNRESSLLSEFSRDLTQAAMDNQLDPLVGREQELERVVQILCRRTKNNPVLIGEPGVGKTAIVEGLAQRIADGEVPSFLSDKRILALDLSLIVAGTKYRGQFEERLKTIMKELMESQNAIIFIDELHTLVGAGSAEGSLDAANILKPALSRGEIQCIGATTPGEYRKSIEKDRSLERRFQSVKVPPPNEDDAVKILNGIKDRYEKFHAVSYTDEAVGFAVSHSNRYIPDRFLPDKAIDLIDEAGARVKLRQTSLPDEITEVQKRIKFIVHRMENAIANHEFEKARFYSDEERKERENLRALREKYHLDESSTGVVGREDIEDVVSRWTGVPITSIKEEESQKLLRIEDELHKRVISQEKAISALARAIRRSRAGLKSPNRPIGSFLFLGPTGVGKTEVARTLAQFMFGSEKSLVRFDMSEFMEKHSVSKLIGSPPGYVGYEEGGQLTERVKRAPYSVVLLDEIEKAHPDVFNILLQVFEDGQLTDGLGNTVDFKNTIIIMTSNIGARHLQKRKGLGFEAQGEDAVSKNVEDMVRNEVKRTFNPEFLNRLDEVILFSALSEQDLIAIVELMVNQLNQNLAQKSITVTVTEEARKWILDKTLVDRSYGARPLRRALQKYIEDPLSEALIQGAINVRPAFLEVYLEGDKLFYRPVGEEKQDGVLLYSN